One window from the genome of Spirosoma rhododendri encodes:
- a CDS encoding cysteine hydrolase family protein codes for MTNAFLIIDTQFDFCHPDGTLFVPGAEQDVDRMAGLIQRYPEKIDHIVVTLDTHHVLDIAHPLFWHDASGNYPASFTAISGADVDSGRWIPRFEAEKARHYVHALEAEGQFQHLIWPEHCLLGSRGAALHDTLLASLREWTRLRDRDYVAVQKGLYPLTEHFGIFRAQVPDPDVPETQLNTALIADLNRFDAVYLMGEAKSHCVANSLKQLLDFAPELVPKLVVVTDCTSDVTDLGYLADPIYAEARQRNVRFLTSDAVFS; via the coding sequence ATGACCAACGCCTTCCTGATTATTGATACGCAGTTCGATTTCTGTCATCCTGATGGGACGCTCTTCGTGCCGGGAGCCGAGCAGGATGTCGACCGAATGGCGGGGCTGATTCAACGGTATCCGGAAAAAATCGATCATATCGTCGTTACGCTGGACACGCACCACGTGCTGGATATCGCACATCCGCTGTTCTGGCACGACGCGTCGGGAAATTACCCGGCTTCATTCACGGCGATCAGCGGGGCGGATGTCGACAGTGGCCGCTGGATTCCCCGTTTCGAGGCCGAAAAAGCCCGGCACTACGTTCACGCACTGGAGGCCGAGGGTCAGTTTCAGCACCTGATCTGGCCGGAACACTGCCTGCTAGGATCGCGCGGGGCAGCGCTGCACGATACACTGCTGGCATCCCTGCGCGAGTGGACGCGCCTACGCGACCGCGACTACGTGGCCGTGCAAAAGGGACTGTACCCGCTGACCGAACACTTTGGCATTTTCCGGGCGCAGGTGCCCGACCCAGACGTTCCCGAAACGCAGTTGAATACGGCACTGATCGCCGATCTGAACCGCTTCGATGCCGTGTATTTGATGGGTGAAGCCAAATCGCACTGCGTCGCGAACAGCCTGAAACAACTGCTTGATTTTGCGCCCGAACTGGTACCAAAGCTGGTTGTCGTAACCGACTGCACATCCGACGTAACTGATCTCGGTTACCTTGCTGACCCAATTTATGCCGAAGCCCGACAGCGCAATGTGCGTTTTCTGACTTCAGACGCAGTTTTCAGCTGA
- a CDS encoding phosphotransferase family protein, translated as MTPDSPTTIRPGEQLDQAVLQAYLDEHVPDAGQITTIEQFPGGYSNLTYALTTNDGRAYVLRRPPAGAKAIKGGHDVGREFRVLMLLQQAGYKQIPTPVAYCDDESVLGYAFYVMTRVPGVILRAHTAPKLNLLPEVMQRLSQSLVDTLVDLHAIDIDQTGIQQLGKPEGYVQRQVEGWYKRYEAAKTDDIPALDNLFRYLIDSLPVSPAPTLLHNDFKYDNVILNPDFLPDVRAVLDWEMCTVGDPLMDVGTALSYWSEAKDNDFRKSFNLTHLPGNLTRREFADRYGERSGRDVSNLLYYYVFGLFKNAVVMQQIYSRYRRGLTTDPRFAGLLTGVQALSQEGLHSVETGKL; from the coding sequence ATGACACCCGATTCACCGACTACCATTCGCCCCGGCGAACAGCTGGATCAGGCTGTTTTACAGGCATACCTCGATGAGCACGTTCCCGACGCCGGGCAGATCACCACGATCGAGCAGTTTCCGGGCGGGTACTCCAATCTAACGTATGCACTGACCACCAATGACGGCCGAGCCTACGTGTTGCGTCGTCCACCGGCGGGGGCCAAAGCGATCAAAGGCGGGCATGATGTGGGGCGGGAGTTTCGCGTACTGATGCTATTGCAACAGGCTGGCTACAAACAGATTCCGACGCCGGTTGCTTACTGCGACGATGAATCGGTACTGGGTTATGCGTTTTATGTGATGACACGTGTACCGGGCGTCATCCTGCGCGCGCATACGGCCCCGAAACTCAACCTGCTCCCCGAAGTCATGCAGCGGCTGTCGCAGTCGCTGGTCGATACGCTGGTAGACCTCCACGCGATTGACATTGACCAGACGGGAATTCAGCAACTGGGCAAGCCCGAGGGATACGTACAACGGCAGGTCGAGGGGTGGTACAAACGCTATGAAGCGGCAAAGACAGATGATATTCCAGCTCTTGACAACCTATTTCGGTATTTGATCGATTCGCTGCCGGTATCGCCCGCGCCGACGCTGCTGCACAACGATTTTAAGTACGACAACGTCATCCTCAATCCTGATTTCCTGCCCGACGTTCGGGCGGTGCTCGATTGGGAAATGTGCACCGTCGGCGACCCGCTAATGGACGTTGGTACGGCTCTCTCGTACTGGTCGGAAGCGAAAGACAATGACTTTCGTAAATCATTCAACTTGACGCACCTGCCCGGCAATCTGACTCGCCGGGAATTTGCCGACCGCTATGGCGAACGCAGCGGCCGCGACGTATCGAATCTGCTCTATTACTATGTTTTTGGCTTATTCAAGAATGCAGTTGTAATGCAGCAGATTTACAGTCGCTACCGCCGTGGCCTGACCACCGACCCCCGTTTTGCCGGTCTGCTGACGGGCGTTCAAGCGCTTAGCCAGGAAGGGTTACACAGCGTTGAAACTGGGAAATTGTAA